The following coding sequences are from one Nitrospinota bacterium window:
- the cobA gene encoding uroporphyrinogen-III C-methyltransferase, which produces MDEIQHAYPIFLDLRGKACLVVGGGRVATRRVRRLIESGARVTVVSPKATREIKGLHARGELTYVARPYQRGDLAGHGFVILATDDDAAHEQVLHDRLGEGRAILVNDAIRPERGDFTVPALYREGSLSVAVATGGLMPRLAAAVATEVGRLFGQTAAAILRRYRTWKGRVMLQRETSPDAVRALRRAVDQRLLEAFRSGDLVRVADTIERAEKLSFIEPGRANPGADPYTRPTPGQTGTVYLVGAGPGDPGLLTLKGRDVLRRAGAVVYDRLIDATLLELPPPWACLLPVGKVPGRHAVSQDAINELLKEQAGKHEVVVRLKGGDPFIFGRGGEEADFLQNEGIAFEVVPGVSAAAAAPAYAGIPLTHRDCASSFAVATAHPACAEETIPIAVPEADTLVYLMGLANLPAIVKALLSKGRSPDTPVAVISMATTARQQVVSAPLEAIAEEARRADLLPPAVIVVGEVVRFSDRLQWFREGGAREFPVDASPQAASRSTLKQAKSALAG; this is translated from the coding sequence ATGGACGAAATCCAACACGCCTACCCAATCTTTCTCGACCTGCGCGGCAAGGCGTGCCTGGTCGTTGGCGGCGGCCGGGTTGCCACACGGCGGGTCCGGCGTCTCATTGAAAGCGGGGCTCGCGTCACGGTGGTCAGCCCGAAGGCCACGAGGGAAATCAAGGGGCTCCATGCTCGCGGCGAGCTGACGTACGTGGCCAGGCCGTACCAGAGAGGTGACCTTGCTGGCCACGGCTTCGTCATCTTGGCCACCGATGATGACGCCGCCCATGAGCAGGTGCTCCACGACCGCCTCGGCGAAGGTAGAGCCATTCTGGTCAACGATGCCATTCGGCCCGAGCGGGGCGACTTCACTGTTCCGGCGCTCTACCGGGAGGGCTCCTTGTCGGTGGCCGTCGCTACGGGGGGTCTGATGCCGAGGTTGGCGGCGGCAGTGGCAACCGAGGTTGGCCGTCTCTTCGGACAAACAGCGGCCGCCATTCTGCGCCGCTACCGGACCTGGAAGGGGAGGGTGATGCTCCAGCGCGAAACGAGCCCCGATGCGGTGCGCGCCCTCAGGCGGGCCGTCGACCAGCGGCTCCTGGAGGCCTTCCGCTCTGGCGACCTCGTACGAGTCGCGGACACCATCGAACGCGCCGAGAAGCTCTCATTCATTGAGCCGGGCCGGGCGAATCCAGGGGCCGATCCGTACACCCGGCCGACGCCGGGCCAGACGGGGACTGTCTACCTCGTTGGCGCAGGCCCTGGCGATCCGGGGCTCCTCACCCTCAAGGGCAGAGATGTCCTCCGGCGGGCGGGGGCGGTCGTCTACGATCGCCTCATCGACGCCACGCTCCTCGAGCTCCCCCCTCCTTGGGCGTGCCTTCTCCCCGTTGGCAAAGTGCCTGGCCGACACGCAGTGAGCCAAGATGCCATCAACGAGCTGCTTAAAGAGCAAGCGGGTAAACACGAGGTTGTGGTGCGGCTCAAGGGGGGAGACCCCTTCATATTTGGACGGGGGGGCGAAGAGGCCGACTTTCTGCAAAACGAGGGAATTGCCTTCGAGGTGGTCCCGGGAGTGTCGGCGGCTGCGGCAGCTCCGGCCTACGCCGGCATCCCTCTCACACACAGGGACTGCGCATCCTCTTTCGCCGTCGCGACGGCTCATCCGGCCTGCGCCGAGGAGACTATCCCCATCGCAGTTCCAGAAGCCGACACCCTCGTCTACCTCATGGGCCTGGCCAACCTCCCGGCCATAGTCAAGGCCCTGCTAAGCAAGGGTAGATCCCCCGACACCCCCGTGGCCGTCATCAGTATGGCGACTACCGCCCGACAACAGGTTGTCTCCGCTCCGCTTGAGGCTATCGCAGAGGAGGCTCGCCGGGCAGACCTTCTTCCGCCTGCTGTCATTGTTGTGGGGGAGGTCGTCCGTTTTTCCGACCGCCTACAGTGGTTTAGAGAAGGCGGCGCCCGGGAATTTCCCGTGGACGCTTCACCCCAAGCCGCCTCGCGTTCAACCCTGAAGCAGGCGAAGTCGGCCCTGGCCGGCTGA
- a CDS encoding response regulator encodes MTPIKILVVDDEPLFRKMLRRFLVGEGFSVVEARDGDEAIIAYKNQRPDVVLLDVRMPGKDGLETLRELKANDPEARVMMLTAVCDEDVIDRALADGAADYVTKPINLKYLGATLQAVIASP; translated from the coding sequence ATGACTCCAATAAAAATACTGGTGGTTGACGACGAGCCGTTGTTCCGAAAGATGCTGCGCAGATTCCTTGTCGGTGAAGGTTTCAGCGTGGTAGAGGCCCGCGACGGCGACGAAGCCATAATAGCATACAAGAATCAGAGGCCCGATGTGGTTCTGCTCGATGTCAGGATGCCGGGCAAGGACGGCCTAGAGACCCTTCGGGAACTCAAAGCTAACGACCCCGAAGCGCGAGTCATGATGCTCACCGCCGTTTGCGACGAGGATGTCATCGATCGGGCCTTGGCCGATGGGGCCGCTGACTACGTCACCAAGCCCATCAACCTCAAATATTTAGGGGCCACCTTACAAGCGGTCATTGCCTCACCCTAG
- the sat gene encoding sulfate adenylyltransferase: MHGLIAPHGGKLINLVLEADEGAAAEERAADLPQVALNARAISDLELIATGAFSPLEGFMGRQDYQGVIKDMRLSNGLPWSLPITLAVDKYEAEGLRPGQDVALVNPHGRLLALLHLEEAYPYDKKVEAGLVYRTEEAAHPGVHYLYQRGEVLLAGKVSLVRRSSLKGFEPYNAEPRELRSQFTERNWRTVVAFQTRNPIHRAHEYIQKCALELMDGLLIHPLVGRTKLDDVPSLVRLECYRVLLENYYPKERAIMTAFPGAMRYAGPREAIFHALVRKNYGCTHFIVGRDHAGVGDYYGTYDAQQIFSEFGRDELAITPLFFEHTFYCSTCGAMASPKTCPHDDGSRITLSGTRLREMLADGSLIPEEITRPEVARVLRQWAEEHKHKNQSA; the protein is encoded by the coding sequence ATGCATGGACTCATCGCCCCCCACGGAGGAAAGCTGATCAACCTGGTTCTCGAGGCGGACGAAGGCGCCGCCGCCGAAGAGCGCGCCGCCGACCTGCCGCAGGTCGCCCTCAACGCCCGTGCCATCTCCGATCTTGAGCTAATCGCCACGGGGGCCTTCAGCCCCTTGGAGGGTTTCATGGGCCGCCAGGACTACCAGGGCGTAATAAAGGATATGCGGCTTTCCAACGGCCTGCCATGGAGCCTGCCAATCACGCTGGCGGTCGACAAATACGAAGCAGAGGGGCTTCGGCCTGGCCAAGACGTCGCCCTGGTTAACCCCCACGGACGCCTGCTGGCCCTGCTCCACCTCGAGGAGGCCTACCCGTACGACAAGAAGGTTGAGGCCGGCCTCGTCTACCGGACGGAGGAGGCCGCCCACCCTGGAGTCCACTACCTCTACCAGCGGGGGGAGGTGCTGCTGGCTGGCAAGGTGAGCCTGGTGCGCCGCTCCTCTCTAAAGGGCTTCGAGCCTTACAATGCCGAGCCCCGAGAACTGCGCAGCCAGTTCACCGAGCGCAACTGGCGCACGGTAGTCGCCTTCCAGACCCGAAACCCCATCCACCGCGCCCACGAATACATCCAAAAATGCGCCCTGGAGCTGATGGACGGGCTCCTCATCCACCCTCTGGTGGGCAGGACGAAGCTCGACGATGTGCCGAGCTTGGTCCGCCTCGAGTGCTACCGGGTGCTCCTTGAGAACTACTACCCCAAGGAGCGCGCCATCATGACCGCATTTCCGGGCGCCATGCGGTACGCTGGCCCGCGCGAGGCCATCTTCCACGCCCTCGTCCGCAAGAACTACGGCTGCACCCACTTCATCGTCGGCCGCGACCACGCCGGGGTCGGCGACTATTACGGGACCTACGACGCCCAGCAGATCTTCAGCGAGTTCGGCCGGGATGAGCTCGCCATCACCCCACTCTTCTTCGAGCATACCTTTTACTGCTCCACTTGCGGGGCGATGGCCTCGCCGAAGACCTGCCCCCACGACGACGGGTCGCGGATTACGCTTAGCGGCACGCGGCTTCGGGAGATGTTGGCCGACGGCTCCTTGATCCCCGAGGAGATCACCCGCCCAGAGGTGGCCCGGGTGCTAAGGCAGTGGGCCGAGGAGCATAAGCATAAGAACCAATCCGCCTAA